In the genome of Candidatus Hydrogenedentota bacterium, the window CCACCCCAAAATCGCGGGTGCCTGTACCCGCAGAAAAGCACCCCCCGCGCCACGCGCACCCGCCCCAGGGACTGCGGCGCCCCATCACCCCGGGTACAAGCAGCCCCCACGCGACCCAAAGCGAGCCCAACCAACCCACAACACCGCCAACCGGCGCGGCTGTCCCGTCGCCGACCAGCCAACCAGCGCCCCAGCCGCGCAAGCGCCCAAGACCCCACCCAATTCACCAGGTCCCTGCCGTCCCTGCCGTCCCTGCCGTCCCTGCCGTCCCCGCCGTCCCCGCCGTCCCTGCCGTCCCTGCCGTCCCTGCCGTCCCTGCCGTCCCCGCCGTCCCTGCTGTCCCTGAAACCCACCGCCTCCCCTCCCACCCTTCACGTTGCCGCACCCTTTTCCGCGCCGTATAATGCCGTTGGATACGGGCCCTACCGTCTAGCGCCCGTCACACGCCATCGGGGATCCGCCATGAGCGACCGCAATCTCACCCGCGCATACCACACGCCGCCCGGCTTTGCCGGCAGTTACCGCCGCATCCTCCTTGGCCGCCGTGATCGCCACCGCGCCGGGGACCCGCTACCGCCGCTGGAGGCGCGTTGGAACGGCGCATCCGCCACGCCGGATCGTATCGCCCGCTACGCGGACGCATGCGGTCTCCCGGACACCCCGAACTACCCCCTGCTCTTCCCGCATATACTCGTCTCCCCGATGCAGATCGATCTGATCAGCCAGCCCGCATTCCCGCTGTCCCCTATGGGCGCGGTGCACACGCGGATTCACGTGTTGCAGCACCGCCCGATCCCCCGGGACGCGCGGGTGGACGTATCCTGTCGCCTTTCGGCCTCCCGCGTGCTGAAGGCGGGCCTCGAATTCGACTTCACGACCGTCCTCACGCTCGACGGCGCGCCGTGCTGGGAGAGTGTGAGCGCGAACCTGATCCGTGGCAAGAAGTTCGGTGATCCGGCGGATCCGCCGGCGCTGGCCCACCTGGACGAACTGGGCGATCCCGAGGGCGAGCACGCCTGGACCGTCCCGAAGGATATGGGCTGGCGCTACGCGCGGATCACGGGCGATTTCAACCCGATCCATATCTCGCGCATCCTCGCGCGCTTCCTCGGTTTCCCGCGCGACATCATCCACGGGATGTGGTCGGCGGCGCGCTGCCTGGCGCACCTCCCGGCGCCGGATCCCGGGAGCCCGATCCGCGCCGACCTGCTCTTTAAAGGCCCCGTCTTCATGGAAAGTCACGTCACCATGAAACATGCCCGGCGCGACGCGGGCCACGCCTTTGATCTATACTGCGCGGACAACCCCCGCCCCGTCATCCGGGGGCAGGTGCGCCCGGCGGAACCGGGCGAGCGCCTGTCGGACACAACCGAAGCCTGAGAAAGGAACCTCGAATGCCCTCCTTCGACGTGGTCAACAAAGTAGACCTCCAGGAAGTTGACAACGCGGTGAACATCACGAAGAAGACCATCGCCCAGCGCTACGATTTCAAGGACTCCGAAACGGAGATCAACCTGGACCGCAAGCAATCGCAGATTTCCATTTCCACGGAAAACACGATGCGGCTGGAGGCGGTGAAGGACACGCTCGCGGGCAACCTGGTGAAGCGCGGCGTCAGCCCGAAGGCGCTGGACTACAGCGAGCCGGAGGGCACGTCCAAGGGCGGCGTGCGCGTGACGGTTTCCCTCAAGCAGGGCATCGACAAGGAAATCGGCAAGAAGATCGTGAAGCGGATCAAGGATTTGAAGCTGAAGGTGCAGGCGCAGATCCAGGACGATCAGGTGCGGGTGACGGCGAAGAAGATCGACGACTTGCAGGCGGTGATCGCGCTGCTGAAGGGCGAGGACCTCGGCATTCCGATGCAGTATGTAAACATGAAAAGCTGAATCGCGGCGATCGCGGGAGACGCCAGGCACTGGAGATGCATTGCGACAGGATATACACGACAAATCTATCGTGTAAATCATGTGAATCCGCGGCCCGCAACGGAAAGGGTAAGCCCATGCGTATGTCATCCATCTTCCTGGCCGCTGTGCCCTTGGCCCTGTCGATTCCTGGCGGTTCCGCCCCGGCCGCCGAAGAGGCGCTCTGGCTCCACCCAAAGGTCGCGCCCCTCCCGACCGAAACGATGGGCCCCTTCGTCCGCCTGCCGGACAACCGCATTCTGGCGGTGGACAGCCACAACGTCCTGTCCAGCGGCGACGAAGGGCAAACCTGGGAATCCTGGCCACTGGAAACGGGCATGGACTTCGAGGTCAGCAA includes:
- a CDS encoding YajQ family cyclic di-GMP-binding protein; the encoded protein is MPSFDVVNKVDLQEVDNAVNITKKTIAQRYDFKDSETEINLDRKQSQISISTENTMRLEAVKDTLAGNLVKRGVSPKALDYSEPEGTSKGGVRVTVSLKQGIDKEIGKKIVKRIKDLKLKVQAQIQDDQVRVTAKKIDDLQAVIALLKGEDLGIPMQYVNMKS